Proteins from one Cryptomeria japonica chromosome 4, Sugi_1.0, whole genome shotgun sequence genomic window:
- the LOC131056752 gene encoding ankyrin repeat-containing protein ITN1 has protein sequence MAAERQQPSGGIDAATRLKVAVNKGDPDQLKHVLSNPEELLNVKDQHGNTALHIAVGRNYVHIIRQLIEFQPDLCYCTNDDHETPICIAAKLGHLEALKELIESKPDAVKEPNNCGMNVLHLASQVSQVRIVDYLNKTEKVDLSELVNQGIEKPPYIYEGDEKPQITTNYPRSMIEPLESGDTPLHIAARTKNFHMVVSLLNIPGIDKEAFNKAGVTALDIVRENTEYHESYRIISLLTNYPPKSKPLLYSAPKVSALKYENAIDMINKTYDGRRNTELVVAVLLATMSFTAVFTIPGGFKTEIHKENEETDKMLGLPILIGIESFKLFLIFDCLAFFVSLFVVLMWQMSTPLTTGDKVLFLIITNLLVCTSFAFTAYGFMAAVYTMLAHKRQKLAWVLFWACTIIGCTGNVVFFYLAAMFSVKLARFNFLRGVHPFLRDRLLEFVWLKLESIGALDCIRSCKIRYINWLYGYRLKKEGKEESQSTELVSGVRSGKEGNRSTGCLSMSSSNRYEIL, from the exons ATGGCAGCTGAGCGTCAACAACCCAGCGGAGGGATCGATGCTGCAACACGTTTAAAGGTTGCAGTAAACAAAGGAGATCCAG ATCAGTTGAAGCATGTTTTATCAAATCCGGAAGAGCTACTCAATGTAAAGGACCAACATGGCAATACAGCCCTGCATATAGCTGTTGGGAGAAACTATGTGCATATAATAAGGCAGTTGATAGAGTTTCAGCCGGACCTTTGTTATTGTACTAATGACGACCATGAAACTCCTATTTGTATAGCAGCAAAACTGGGGCATCTGGAAGCACTGAAAGAGTTGATTGAAAGTAAACCAGATGCTGTTAAGGAGCCAAACAATTGTGGAATGAACGTCCTACACTTAGCTTCCCAAGTTAGTCAAGTGCGAATTGTTGATTACTTGAATAAAACAGAAAAGGTAGATTTATCAGAGTTGGTGAACCAGGGAATTGAGAAGCCTCCATATATATACGAGGGAGATGAAAAGCCCCAAATTACAACCAATTATCCTCGTTCAATGATTGAGCCCTTGGAAAGTGGAGACACACCTCTACATATTGCAGCAAGAACTAAAAACTTTCAT ATGGTGGTTTCGTTGCTGAATATACCGGGCATAGACAAGGAAGCATTCAACAAGGCAGGAGTAACAGCCCTGGACATTGTAAGAGAAAACACAGAGTACCACGAAAGTTACCGGATAATTTCACTACTGACCAATTATCCTCCCAAGAGCAAGCCTTTACTGTACAGCGCCCCAAAGGTGAGTGCCCTAAAATATGAGAATGCCATTGACATGATCAATAAAACATATGATGGCAGGCGCAACACAGAATTAGTGGTAGCAGTGTTGTTGGCCACAATGTCCTTTACGGCGGTCTTCACCATTCCAGGAGGTTTCAAGACAGAGATACATAAAGAGAATGAAGAGACAGATAAAATGTTAGGCCTGCCAATTCTGATTGGAATCGAATCCTTCAAGCTGTTTCTCATTTTCGATTGCCTGGCCTTTTTTGTGTCTCTATTTGTGGTGCTCATGTGGCAGATGAGCACACCTCTTACCACGGGAGATAAGGTATTGTTCCTAATTATCACTAACTTGTTGGTTTGCACCTCCTTTGCCTTCACAGCGTATGGTTTCATGGCTGCTGTCTATACCATGCTTGCCCATAAGCGCCAAAAGCTTGCTTGGGTTCTGTTTTGGGCATGCACCATCATCGGCTGCACTGGTAATGTCGTTTTTTTCTACTTGGCTGCAATGTTTTCTGTGAAGTTGGCCAGATTCAACTTCTTGCGCGGTGTACATCCTTTCCTTCGTGATCGTCTGTTGGAGTTTGTGTGGCTCAAATTGGAAAGTATTGGGGCTTTAGACTGCATCCGCTCGTGCAAAATCAGATACATTAATTGGCTTTATGGCTATAGGCTCaagaaagaaggaaaagaggagagtCAATCAACAGAGCTGGTAAGTGGAGTCAGATCCGGTAAAGAGGGGAATCGATCTACTGGCTGTTTATCGATGAGCTCTAGTAACaggtatgagattttgtaa